DNA from Equus asinus isolate D_3611 breed Donkey chromosome 17, EquAss-T2T_v2, whole genome shotgun sequence:
GTATACGGTCATTATGACCCAAAGGCTTTGTATTCAGATGGTCCTTGCATCTTACTTGGGTGGTATCGTTAACTCACTGACACATACAATAGGTTTGCTCAAACTAGACTTCTGTGGTCCTAACATTGTGAATCATTATTTCTGTGACATTCCCCCTCTTCTGAAGCTCTCTTGCTCTGATACCTATAACAATGAAATTTTGCTTTTGATATTCTCTGGGGCTGTTGTAGTGTTCACTTTAACTATCATTATGGTCTCTTATATCCACATCATCATTGCCATCCAGAGAATCCGCTCAGCTGAGGGGAGACGCAAAGCCTTCTCCACTTGTGCCTCCCATCTGACTGCTGTGATCTTGTTGTATGGGTCTGTGACCTTTAGTTACGTCCAGCCAAGCTCTCAATCTTTCCTGGAACAGGAGAAAGTCTCTGCTGTGTTTTACACACTGGTAATCCCCATGCTAAATCCACTGATTTATAGCCTAAGGAATAAAGATGTGAAAGATGCAGCAAAAAGATCAATATGCTGGAAGAAAATCCCCACCTGACTCAGTCTTGTCTATGTCTTTGTTAATCTGACATAAACCTGCAAATagatagactttttaaaaaattatgtcacAGAAACAATCACATGCAAAACTGTAATGAGGATACTCTCAAACAGTTTGAGACACGAGTGTTGAGTTTGACCAGAAGACTAAAAATCACTTTATttcatcattaatttttttgtgacTGAATCATTCTCTCAagagatgataaatattttttttctaacaaaTTCTCACGATAAATGCTTGAAATAGCTCACCTTGGATTTAATGGAATCTGACATTGAGTTAACTCAAAAGAACACTCCcataatagacatttttcaaacgGATTGTTATCTCagagaaaaattgaaatgttCCCTTGGTGTGATTTTCCTAGATCAtgccattatttttttgttgtgcaAATGCTGCCATTCAAGCAAAATTATGtatcttaaattttatattaaattatatatcttAACAGTGGCTTATAAAAAATGGctatggaaaaaataattctagtcatagtttattcattcaagaTACTTCTACTGAGTACTTTTGTTGTGCCAGTTGCTCTGTGTGATCCAAACCTAGAGAAATTTAAAGTACAGAGCAAAAGATGTTAGAGGAACACAAAGTGGAGAAATATGGCAAATGGGAAAAACCattgaaagataagaaaatatatgaactTTGTTCTAGCATGGAAGTTTTAACAAAAAGCAGTACAAAATTAGACTGGCAAGTTATTTAGGGCCATAAAAATGAAGGCCCTGTAGCGCCACTATAACATGTTTTAAGACTCCTTCAATAAGTTAAACcctaaatgaaatgcaaatattaCACTTTAAGAAAATTCCCATGATGCCACTGTTATCAGTATATTGGAAAGTAAAAGAACAAGTtgggaaaaaattattctgaatgtgcagagaaaaaaaattctcagaaggAGGTAAGACATGTTATAGGTGAATAATGTAGGGAAGAGGGCATACTTAAGAGATAGTTCACAAAAATCATCAATAGGACTTGAGAAATGATtagatgttttttctttcagaagaaaAGGTTTACATGGTTAGAAAGTTTTGAACCTGTGTCACTACTAAGATGGAATGTTTAAGAGAAATAACAAGAAATGTAAGAATCTGAGCGTCATTAGAATTTCTGAAGGAAGATCTTTCTAGGAAGAAAGCATAGCCAAGAACAAAGTCAAAGAGGTGGGAGATTTCCTGGAGTGTtcaagaaacaacaaaaagatcagaactgaaacaaagaggaagatgagcTATAGCAGATGCTGCCAGAGGGGAAAAGAGATCCAGGTCATGTAGGCTATACATAGGGGCTTTGAATCTGAGtgaagagaaaggcacaaaggaGAATCGGGAAGAAGAGTAGTATGATCCAATTTACAGATTAACAGGCTCAGTCTGGTTACTATATTGACAATAAATAGATCATAGA
Protein-coding regions in this window:
- the LOC106822815 gene encoding olfactory receptor 5J3-like → MASWNHTSVKEFLLVGLTENPNLQIPLFLLFMLIYFITLVGNWGMIILIWLSAQLRTPMYFFLSNLSFCDICYSTVFAPKMLANFLSKHKSSTFSGCVLQSFFFAVYVTTEDIVLSMMAYDRYVAIANPLLYTVIMTQRLCIQMVLASYLGGIVNSLTHTIGLLKLDFCGPNIVNHYFCDIPPLLKLSCSDTYNNEILLLIFSGAVVVFTLTIIMVSYIHIIIAIQRIRSAEGRRKAFSTCASHLTAVILLYGSVTFSYVQPSSQSFLEQEKVSAVFYTLVIPMLNPLIYSLRNKDVKDAAKRSICWKKIPT